From Prevotella sp. oral taxon 299 str. F0039:
GCATAAGCTTATTACTCCATAAAAATAAAGAAGGCAATGAACTTTTGCGATGTATGCAAATAGGTTCATTGCCTTTTTCTTTGTGCTGTTTTGATCTCATCTCAATCGATTAGTTGTCTGTCTTTTTATCTTTTGAGATTTGATCTTATTGTCGTTACAACATAAAAAGAGTGCTATTACACTTCAAAAGGATTGCTTTTTCCATGTAATAGCACAACTTTTAGATTGTAAAAACACTCTTTTTATTTTGTGTTTGCTATGCCGCTGATTTTCAATAGCAAACAAATTGTTCTTTAATGAATAAACTCGTGAGAATTAAGCATTTGCTTTGGATCGAGTGCTTCGTCGAGTTTTTCTTTAGTCATCAATCCCTTTTCAATCACAATGTCGTAAACAGATCGATTGGTTTCGAGTGCCTCTTTAGCCACCTTAGTGCTGTTTTTGTAGCCAATATAGGGGTTAAGAGCTGTAACAATACCGATACTATTGAGCACCATGTTCATACATTTGTCTACATTTACAGTGATTCCTGTAATACATTCCTCTGTAAGTGTGTCGATAGCGTTGGTCATCCAAGTTAAACTTTCAATCAAAGCTTCAGTAATTACAGGTTCCATTACGTTTAATTGAAGTTGTCCTGCTTCTGCAGCAAATGATATTGTTGTGTCGTTTCCAATCACTTTAAAGCACACTTGGTTGGTTACTTCTGGGATAACAGGATTCACCTTACCTGGCATAATCGAAGAACCTGGAGCCTTAGGAGGTAGGTTTATTTCGTTTAATCCACAACGAGGACCTGATGAAAGTAAGCGGAAATCGTTACACATCTTTGACACTTTAACTGCTAAACGCTTCAAAGCAGACGAATAACTCACATAAGCTCCAGTGTCAGGAGTGGCTTCTACTAAGTCGGGAGCAAGCACAAAGGGTTCTCCCGTGAGCTTTGCTAGATTCTCGGTGCATAGCTTTGCAAATCCAGGAACAGCGTTCAAGCCAGTTCCAATGGCTGTTCCACCCATGTTAATCTCGTGCAATAGCTTAACGTTTCTATTTAGATTAAGAATCTCTTCCTCTATATTATTGGCATAAGCGTTAAACTCTTGACCGAAAGTCATAGGCACTGCATCTTGCAACTGTGTACGTCCCATCTTTAAAGCATCGGCATATTCTGCACCTTTCTCACGCAAAGCCTTAATCATCTTCATAACGCTTTCGATGAGTTTTTTATTCATTCGAATGAAAGTTAATCGAATAGTGGTGGGGTAAACGTCGT
This genomic window contains:
- a CDS encoding aspartate ammonia-lyase translates to MKEEQFRIESDLLGELQVPSDALYGVQTQRGINNYHISRKKMRDYPDYVIAIAYVKLAAIEANHTLGVIEDNISGAIAQACREIIEGKWHDNFPIDMMQGGAGTSVNMNANEVIANRALEILGHGKGEYQYVSPNDHVNCGQSTNDVYPTTIRLTFIRMNKKLIESVMKMIKALREKGAEYADALKMGRTQLQDAVPMTFGQEFNAYANNIEEEILNLNRNVKLLHEINMGGTAIGTGLNAVPGFAKLCTENLAKLTGEPFVLAPDLVEATPDTGAYVSYSSALKRLAVKVSKMCNDFRLLSSGPRCGLNEINLPPKAPGSSIMPGKVNPVIPEVTNQVCFKVIGNDTTISFAAEAGQLQLNVMEPVITEALIESLTWMTNAIDTLTEECITGITVNVDKCMNMVLNSIGIVTALNPYIGYKNSTKVAKEALETNRSVYDIVIEKGLMTKEKLDEALDPKQMLNSHEFIH